The following coding sequences lie in one Silvanigrella aquatica genomic window:
- a CDS encoding EcsC family protein: MSNKLNETLIMKALDWAYEKAISHSLPGIESSFTLAEEYSKQEGSLDEQIDSLIKWQNAKSAAFGFTMGLGGVLTIPIAIPANVASVLFVQVRMIAAIAIMNGYDVKDDRVKTMIFACMCGSAGSEILKNVGIEIGTKLFQNVLQKLSQETIQKINNAVALRLLSRFGGLGAINIGKAVPLLGAVIGGTFDGFTTNVIGKVAKKAFFKKI, encoded by the coding sequence ATGTCTAATAAATTAAATGAGACTTTAATAATGAAAGCTCTTGATTGGGCGTATGAAAAAGCAATTTCTCACTCTTTACCAGGCATTGAAAGTTCTTTCACTTTAGCTGAAGAGTATTCAAAACAGGAAGGTTCATTGGATGAGCAAATAGATTCACTTATTAAATGGCAAAATGCAAAGTCTGCCGCCTTTGGTTTTACCATGGGGCTGGGAGGTGTTTTGACAATTCCTATTGCCATACCTGCCAATGTCGCTAGTGTTTTATTTGTTCAGGTGAGAATGATCGCAGCCATTGCGATTATGAATGGTTATGATGTGAAAGACGATCGCGTAAAAACAATGATTTTTGCCTGTATGTGTGGTTCTGCAGGAAGTGAAATTTTAAAAAATGTGGGTATTGAAATCGGAACAAAGCTGTTTCAAAATGTTCTTCAAAAATTAAGTCAGGAAACTATTCAAAAAATCAATAATGCCGTTGCTCTTCGCTTATTATCTCGATTTGGAGGACTAGGGGCTATTAATATTGGCAAAGCTGTTCCTTTATTGGGTGCCGTAATTGGAGGTACTTTTGATGGATTTACTACAAATGTCATAGGAAAAGTTGCAAAAAAAGCATTTTTTAAAAAAATATGA
- a CDS encoding DsbA family protein, whose product MNRKNFIKSVLLISSGVSLGVSLTLFIHSYDNNLPNKLIIKNLVSVNGKVWTTADLPDDLLVEYYNIENSIYNSQKYFAEQLGLRIELASEKGKIANKENIPKLSDLFVNSKVNDSEIRKYYDDMIHKMGANVFAGQSFEKLKPQIAYQLTHEKINEMSKNKIGELTNSGKFKVLLSAPLGAPISLDTSIFPKRGNENNNITFVSVVDYMDPKSREIEPKIEELYKKFSSKINFINIPYSQFQNSINGFFAKGAYCAKEQGQEQFWNFNNLSFKKSLPSADEQRILNDSAKMNAEVIQVAKSAHLDIDKFSSCLNSNNIRIELQNVQNKLYASGEFKGAPSFYINKRSVRVSLQELENTLKDEVK is encoded by the coding sequence ATGAATAGGAAAAATTTTATTAAATCTGTTTTATTAATTTCATCTGGTGTTTCCTTAGGTGTTTCATTGACATTATTTATTCATAGCTATGATAATAATTTACCAAATAAATTAATTATTAAAAATTTAGTTTCTGTAAATGGCAAAGTATGGACTACGGCCGATTTACCAGATGATCTTCTAGTGGAATACTATAATATTGAAAATAGCATATACAATTCACAAAAATATTTTGCTGAACAATTGGGATTAAGAATTGAATTAGCATCTGAAAAGGGAAAAATCGCAAATAAAGAAAACATTCCTAAACTATCTGATCTTTTTGTCAATTCAAAAGTAAATGATTCAGAAATCAGGAAATATTATGATGACATGATCCATAAAATGGGAGCTAATGTCTTTGCAGGGCAAAGTTTTGAAAAATTAAAACCGCAAATAGCCTACCAACTGACTCATGAAAAAATAAACGAAATGTCTAAAAATAAAATTGGTGAGCTTACAAATTCAGGTAAATTTAAAGTTCTTTTAAGTGCTCCCCTTGGTGCCCCCATTAGTCTTGATACATCGATTTTTCCAAAAAGAGGTAATGAAAATAATAACATCACATTTGTAAGTGTTGTGGATTATATGGATCCAAAAAGTAGAGAAATAGAACCAAAAATTGAAGAATTATATAAAAAATTTTCATCAAAAATAAATTTTATAAATATCCCATATTCCCAGTTCCAGAATAGTATAAATGGTTTTTTTGCAAAAGGTGCCTATTGTGCGAAAGAACAAGGACAGGAACAATTTTGGAATTTTAATAATTTATCATTCAAAAAATCACTTCCAAGTGCTGATGAACAGCGTATATTGAATGACTCGGCTAAGATGAATGCAGAAGTGATCCAAGTTGCCAAGTCAGCACATTTAGACATTGATAAATTTAGTTCATGTTTAAATTCAAATAATATAAGGATTGAGCTTCAAAATGTTCAGAATAAATTATATGCATCGGGTGAATTTAAAGGAGCTCCCAGCTTTTATATAAATAAACGCTCAGTCCGTGTTTCTTTACAAGAATTAGAAAATACTCTGAAAGATGAAGTTAAATGA
- a CDS encoding DsbA family protein has protein sequence MTIFEVKYMKKFKNLISGVFIGIILSIFIFYIYNIFSNKNLKDQFLGKKLIEVNGKIWYGEALPNEALIDYYNLEGNIDHAEKEFASQIGLRIALANENGVTDFSKGIPSLNELIKIEPISEIELKKYYDFHLKKDGPIVFYGQSFDKIKEQLRFQLNNQKRTDIAEKKLQEYILSNKIKFLLPPFKGPPTDFNFALYPSRGNKNSYITFVNIYDYNDSKSIEVEKKLKNYIKNNSNQIKLISVNYPLVNDLNGSLFSRGEFCTKKIDENQFWNYHDRVFDSIENYKNKLSYEKSEKILINIVKELNMNEEQFVKCLHSPDSVNYVQNLRNKLNSVRGFHEVPSFYVNQRPLSITLNEIDTTLKSLR, from the coding sequence ATGACTATTTTCGAAGTAAAATACATGAAAAAATTTAAAAATTTAATATCAGGAGTTTTTATTGGAATTATTCTATCTATATTTATATTTTATATTTATAATATTTTTAGTAATAAAAACTTGAAAGATCAATTTTTAGGGAAAAAATTAATCGAAGTTAATGGTAAAATTTGGTATGGAGAAGCACTTCCTAACGAAGCTTTAATAGATTATTATAATCTAGAAGGAAATATTGATCATGCTGAGAAAGAATTTGCTTCTCAAATAGGACTTCGAATTGCTCTTGCGAATGAAAATGGTGTTACTGATTTTTCGAAGGGTATTCCTTCTTTAAATGAACTTATAAAAATAGAGCCTATTTCAGAAATTGAGTTAAAAAAATACTATGATTTTCACCTCAAAAAAGATGGTCCTATCGTTTTTTATGGACAAAGCTTCGATAAGATTAAAGAGCAATTGAGATTTCAGTTAAATAATCAAAAAAGAACTGATATTGCAGAAAAAAAACTTCAAGAATATATTTTATCTAATAAGATAAAATTTTTACTTCCCCCATTTAAAGGTCCGCCTACTGATTTTAACTTTGCATTATATCCTTCAAGAGGAAATAAAAATTCATATATTACATTTGTGAATATTTACGATTATAATGACTCAAAAAGTATTGAGGTTGAAAAGAAATTAAAAAATTATATTAAAAATAATTCAAATCAAATAAAATTAATTAGTGTAAATTATCCTCTTGTAAATGATCTCAATGGATCTCTCTTTTCAAGAGGAGAGTTTTGCACTAAAAAAATTGATGAAAATCAATTTTGGAATTATCATGATCGTGTCTTTGATTCTATTGAAAATTATAAAAATAAACTTTCCTATGAAAAATCAGAAAAAATTTTGATAAATATTGTTAAAGAGCTAAATATGAATGAGGAACAATTTGTGAAGTGTTTACATTCTCCAGATTCTGTTAATTATGTGCAAAATTTAAGAAATAAATTGAATTCTGTGCGGGGTTTTCATGAGGTACCGTCATTTTATGTGAATCAAAGACCACTTTCGATTACACTAAATGAAATAGATACTACTTTAAAGTCACTGCGGTAA
- a CDS encoding CobW family GTP-binding protein, whose translation MSHKEYPVTVVTGFLGSGKTTLLNRMLQENHGKKIAVILNEIGDVNLDSELVVQSIGEELKIMNNGCVCCTVRGDLTKICLDLIKKKIDFDHVVIETTGMADPSPVAQTFFMDENLRKYFFLDAVVTVVDAKYIDQNLAEIKETQDQIGFADVILLNKIDTISDERVKEVEAKVKSINSIAKIFKTVNSNVQIGEVLGINAFDLQARTEIDPEITKEYHEHSHDDAIQSIYLEETRALDMERLNRFMQLVMSELGNQVLRYKGILNVKGESKRIVFQGVHTTMGSNEDRNWNENEERKTRIVFIGRHLPKDVLEEGLALCVAK comes from the coding sequence ATGAGTCATAAAGAATACCCCGTTACGGTTGTTACTGGTTTTTTAGGTTCGGGAAAAACAACCCTTTTAAATCGTATGTTACAAGAAAATCATGGTAAAAAAATTGCTGTGATTTTAAATGAAATTGGCGATGTGAATCTTGATTCTGAATTGGTTGTGCAAAGTATTGGCGAAGAACTTAAAATCATGAATAATGGCTGTGTTTGCTGTACTGTTCGTGGTGATCTCACTAAAATTTGTCTCGATCTGATTAAAAAGAAAATCGATTTTGACCACGTCGTTATTGAAACCACAGGCATGGCAGATCCAAGTCCCGTAGCACAAACCTTTTTTATGGATGAAAATTTAAGAAAATATTTTTTTCTTGATGCCGTTGTTACTGTAGTTGATGCAAAATATATCGATCAAAATTTAGCTGAAATTAAAGAAACACAAGATCAAATTGGTTTTGCCGATGTTATTCTTTTGAACAAAATTGATACTATTTCTGACGAGCGCGTTAAAGAAGTTGAAGCAAAAGTAAAATCCATTAACTCCATTGCTAAAATTTTTAAAACAGTCAATTCAAATGTTCAAATTGGCGAAGTTCTTGGTATTAATGCTTTTGATCTTCAAGCAAGAACTGAAATTGATCCTGAAATTACCAAAGAATATCATGAACACAGTCATGACGACGCGATTCAAAGTATTTATTTAGAAGAAACGAGAGCTCTTGATATGGAGCGTCTCAATCGCTTTATGCAATTGGTCATGAGCGAACTGGGCAATCAGGTGTTACGTTATAAAGGCATTCTCAATGTTAAGGGGGAATCGAAACGTATTGTATTTCAAGGAGTTCATACCACCATGGGAAGCAATGAAGATCGCAATTGGAATGAAAATGAAGAACGCAAAACACGCATTGTCTTTATTGGTCGCCATTTGCCTAAAGATGTCTTAGAAGAAGGTCTTGCTCTTTGCGTTGCAAAATAG